One Setaria viridis chromosome 3, Setaria_viridis_v4.0, whole genome shotgun sequence DNA window includes the following coding sequences:
- the LOC117850701 gene encoding uncharacterized protein codes for MEKEGRNHYHTRGSSRGGGGGTAAERDLLLQWGNRKRLRCVKVQRRDVEAAATAAAEKAAIGQRRAAAAAAAAAQHHPTGHTHHRVLRNSEEFATMKSPAHQQQNNGIHTVASPDRERPGRGNNNGVPQTFPDDKKGSSSGSEGSIWPKFAITLSNREKEEDFLVFKGSKLPQRPKKRAKVIQRTVNFVCPGTWLCDLTLERYEVREKKVSKKRPRGLKAMHDMDSDSE; via the exons ATGGAGAAAGAAGGGAGAAACCACTACCACACGCGGGGCTCCtcgcgcggtggcggcgggggcaccGCGGCGGAGCGCGACCTGCTGTTACAGTGGGGCAACCGGAAGCGCCTGCGCTGCGTCAAGGTTCAGCGTCGCGAcgtcgaggccgccgccaccgcggccgccgagaAGGCAGCCATCGgccagcgccgcgccgccgccgcggcagcagcggccgcgCAGCACCACCCAACCGGCCACACCCACCACCGCGTCCTCAG GAACTCGGAAGagtttgcaaccatgaaatCGCCAGCACATCAACAACAAAACAATGGCATCCACACGGTTGCTTCACCAGACAGGGAACGTCCTGGTAGAGGTAACAACAACGGAGTTCCACAGACCTTTCCAGATGACAAGAAAGGCTCTTCATCAGGGAGTGAGGGATCCATCTGGCCGAAGTTTGCAATCACCCTGTCAAAcagggaaaaggaagaggattTTCTGGTTTTCAAAGGATCCAAGCTGCCTCAAAGACCCAAGAAAAGAGCCAAAGTTATCCAGAGAACCGTCAAT TTTGTCTGCCCGGGAACGTGGCTATGTGACTTGACTCTGGAAAGATATGAAGTCCGAGAGAAGAAGGTTTCCAAGAAG CGGCCCAGGGGACTGAAAGCTATGCACGATATGGACAGCGACTCGGAATAA